Genomic DNA from Gammaproteobacteria bacterium:
TGTTCATCTATAGAGTACATGAATTACGGTAAGTTTCGAATCCAGTCATATCATTTGTCATGAGAACAGGGACACATGAATAAAACGCTCGGTGCATGGTGGCAAAGAAAGTTTGGCAACCCTGAAGCATTGGTTCTGATTTCTTTACTCGTTGGTATCTCTGTTGTCATCTATTGGTTTGGTCGCATTCTCGCCCCGATTCTGGTGGCCGTGGTGTTGGCTTACTTGCTCGATTGGGTGGTGGAAGCACTCGAGGGCAAGGGAATGCCAAGACACATGGCGGTGATGGTTGTGTTTGTGTCGTTTTTGGCATTTCTCATCTGGCTGGTCTTGGTGCTTCTGCCGCTCGTTTGGTCGCAGGTTGAGGCGCTTTCCACAGAGTGGCCGCAATGGGTGCAGCGGGGACAATTGTGGATTAAGAATCTCCCTAAAGATTATCCCGGAATCTTTACGCCTGAACTTGTGGCGGACTTAAGCCGCCAAATGGGTGGACAGTTAGGTGAACTGGGGCGATTGATTGTCTCTATCTCGCTCAGCTCCATTTTGAATTTGGCGGCAATCGCGGTGTATATGATCTTAGTCCCGCTGATGGTGTTCTTCTTTTTAAAGGATAAACATCAGATTCTAGACTGGATTTCCAAACATTTGCCGAGAAACCGAGCACTTGCGGTTCGCGTCTGGCAAGAGGTTGATATGCAAATCGGTAACTATGTCCGCGGCAAGATCAGTGAAATCTTAATCGTGGGCAGTACTTCGTACTTCGCCTTTGCACTGCTTGGATTAAATTATGCGTTGCTGCTTGGTGTCCTTGTCGGCTTGTCCGTTTTGATTCCCTACATTGGGGCGGCTGTTGTGACCGTGCCAGTGCTTGTGGTGGGTTATTTGCAATGGGGCGGGAGCAGTCAGTTTATTATTCTGACAGTGGTGTATCTCGTCATTCAGGCGCTGGATGGGAATGTGTTGGTACCTATTCTTTTTTCCGAGGCGGTTAGCCTTCACCCAGTTGCCATCATTGCTGCGGTCCTGTTATTTGGTGGCCTTTGGGGATTCTGGGGCGTCTTTTTCGCCATTCCACTCGCAACCTTGGTGAAAGCCATCATCAATGCCTTGGAAGACGGGCAGGTGATGGAAGACGAACCGCTACCAGATGCCGCCAAACAATAAGTTATCTGTATGGCCTTGCCCTGAGCACTCGCTGGCACTGACATTCTCTTTGCTCGTAGTGGAGTGATCCTTTGCTGTTCCTAGTTTCTGCCAAACCGAACTTCAGCAGAGAATATCGACTTCTTCAATCACTCGGCACACCAGTTTCGAGCGGAGCTACACAAAGACAATCAATTTCTGCTTTGCGTGCGCAAGGCTGACCTCGTACAATCCATGTGTTCTCATCAACAGAAAGGTCAGTTATGCATTTGTGCGACGATATTTTAGCGTTAATTGGCAATACGCCGTTGGTTCGTGTAAACAATCTGGACACTGGACCCTGCACCTTGTGGTTGAAGCTGGAGTCGCAAAATCCCGGTGGCTCGATCAAAGACCGAATCGCGCTGAAGATGATCGAAGCGGCTGAGGAGTCTGGTCAATTGCGGCCGGGGGATACAATTATCGAAGCGACAGCCGGTAACACAGGACTGGGCTTGGCGCTGGTCGCGGCGTTAAAAGGTTATAAGCTCAAAATCGTGATGCCCGATAAAATGAGTCGGGAAAAAGTTTACAGTTTGCAAGGGCTCGGCGCTGAAGTCCTGATGACGCGAAGCGATGTTTGCAAGGGACACCCTGAATATTATCAAGATGTGGCTGCTCGTTTAGCCAAGGAAACCGGGGGTTATTACATCAACCAATTCTGTAATCCGAATAATGTGGCCGCACACTATGAAGGGACTGCGCCTGAAATTTGGGAACAATTGCGAGGGCAGGTGGACGCTTTTGTCTGTGGTGTTGGTTCCGGGGGCACGCTTAGTGGTGTCGGTCGGTTTCTTAAGGAAAGGAAACCGAATGCGGAGATCGTGCTTGCTGATCCCGAAGGTTCGGTACTTGCGCCTTTTATCCAAACAGGCACGATGCCAGAAGCGGGTAGTTGGGTTGTGGAAGGCATTGGTGAAGACTTTGTCCCGGACATATGCGATCTCAGCCTTGTCGACAAAGCCTATACGATCACTGATGCGGAAAGTTTAAATACGGCGCGTCGGCTTGTGGCGGCAGAAGGTATTATGGGTGGGTCTTCAACTGGCACATTAGTGGCCGCCGCACTCCGCTATTGTCGCGAACAAACGCAAGCCAAGAATGTCGTGACCTTGGTATGCGATACGGGGAATCGATATCTGTCGAAAATGTACAATGACGACTGGATGAAAGAAAAAGGTTTCTTGTAAGCGTGGAGAGTTTGATGCGTAAAACTGACAACCTGCAGTTTGATACTTTGGCGATTCATGGTGGTCAAGCGCCGGAGCCCATCACTGGTGCGGTGATGCCGCCAATATTTACCACTTCGACCTATGTGCAATCGGCGCCCGGTGAACACACTGGATTTGAGTACTCGCGAACGCAAAATCCGACTCGCTTTGCCTATGAGCGTGCTGTGGCTGCCCTTGAAAATGGCAGTCGTGCCTTTGGGTTTGCCTCTGGCATGGCGGCAACCGCCACCGTGCTGGAGCTGCTCGATGCAGGAGATGAAGTTTTGGCGATGGACGATCTGTACGGTGGCACCTATCGCTTATTTGAACGAGTGCGTCGGCGTAGTGCCAATCTGGCGTTTCGCTATTTGGATATGTCAGATATTCGAAGTGTCAGCGAGGCGTTGAGCGCCAAAACGAAAATGATCTGGATTGAAACGCCGACGAATCCGCTGCT
This window encodes:
- a CDS encoding PLP-dependent cysteine synthase family protein, with the translated sequence MHLCDDILALIGNTPLVRVNNLDTGPCTLWLKLESQNPGGSIKDRIALKMIEAAEESGQLRPGDTIIEATAGNTGLGLALVAALKGYKLKIVMPDKMSREKVYSLQGLGAEVLMTRSDVCKGHPEYYQDVAARLAKETGGYYINQFCNPNNVAAHYEGTAPEIWEQLRGQVDAFVCGVGSGGTLSGVGRFLKERKPNAEIVLADPEGSVLAPFIQTGTMPEAGSWVVEGIGEDFVPDICDLSLVDKAYTITDAESLNTARRLVAAEGIMGGSSTGTLVAAALRYCREQTQAKNVVTLVCDTGNRYLSKMYNDDWMKEKGFL
- a CDS encoding AI-2E family transporter; its protein translation is MNKTLGAWWQRKFGNPEALVLISLLVGISVVIYWFGRILAPILVAVVLAYLLDWVVEALEGKGMPRHMAVMVVFVSFLAFLIWLVLVLLPLVWSQVEALSTEWPQWVQRGQLWIKNLPKDYPGIFTPELVADLSRQMGGQLGELGRLIVSISLSSILNLAAIAVYMILVPLMVFFFLKDKHQILDWISKHLPRNRALAVRVWQEVDMQIGNYVRGKISEILIVGSTSYFAFALLGLNYALLLGVLVGLSVLIPYIGAAVVTVPVLVVGYLQWGGSSQFIILTVVYLVIQALDGNVLVPILFSEAVSLHPVAIIAAVLLFGGLWGFWGVFFAIPLATLVKAIINALEDGQVMEDEPLPDAAKQ